From the genome of Ketobacter sp. MCCC 1A13808, one region includes:
- a CDS encoding alanine/ornithine racemase family PLP-dependent enzyme, with amino-acid sequence MVAPRLEIDLDKIYHNAHELVTRLAEHRISVTGITKASLGSVEIANAFLQAGVTGLGDSRIENIKPLRLAGNHVLFSDVPMTLIRSPMLSQVAQVVRFTDISCNTEIEVIKQLSFEAQKQNRIHQILLMVELGDLREGIMPDDLIDVVGEVIGLPHIFLKGIGANLACRCGVVPDATNMALLSDLTAQIESVFNLTLDVVSGGNSANLRWALSADSRIGRINNLRLGEAILLGRETLRRQPIDGLSTDAIKLVAEVIESKVKPSLPTGDIAQTAFGDAQPVSDRGLVRQAILAIGIQDIDPCGMQTPTGINVLGASSDHLIIESSENKLFVGEELAFELDYCALVRAMTSPFVSKIYSSRQGVPPAYAFGKMRSQTLI; translated from the coding sequence ATGGTTGCGCCAAGGTTAGAAATTGATCTCGACAAGATTTATCACAATGCCCATGAATTGGTGACACGACTCGCTGAACACCGAATTTCAGTGACGGGCATAACCAAAGCGTCTCTCGGTTCGGTGGAAATTGCCAACGCCTTCTTGCAAGCAGGGGTGACTGGATTGGGTGATTCACGGATCGAAAACATCAAGCCCCTTCGTCTTGCAGGGAACCATGTGTTGTTCAGCGATGTGCCGATGACACTGATTCGGTCACCCATGCTGAGCCAGGTAGCACAGGTTGTACGGTTTACAGACATAAGCTGTAACACTGAAATCGAGGTCATTAAACAACTTTCATTTGAAGCACAGAAGCAGAATCGAATCCACCAAATACTGTTAATGGTAGAGTTGGGCGACCTCCGAGAAGGCATTATGCCTGACGACTTGATAGACGTGGTGGGTGAGGTAATCGGATTGCCTCATATCTTTTTAAAGGGTATCGGAGCCAATCTCGCCTGCCGCTGTGGTGTTGTTCCTGATGCTACCAACATGGCTCTGTTATCTGACCTGACTGCGCAAATTGAGTCAGTGTTTAACCTGACGTTAGACGTGGTATCGGGTGGTAATTCGGCCAACCTGCGGTGGGCATTGAGTGCAGATAGCAGAATCGGGCGAATTAATAATCTACGTCTCGGTGAAGCTATTTTACTCGGTCGCGAGACGTTGCGGCGTCAGCCAATAGATGGCCTGAGCACCGATGCCATCAAGCTTGTAGCAGAAGTGATCGAATCAAAAGTCAAACCGTCTCTACCGACGGGTGATATTGCACAGACTGCTTTCGGAGATGCTCAACCCGTTAGTGATCGCGGCTTGGTGAGGCAAGCCATTCTGGCCATTGGCATACAGGACATTGATCCCTGTGGAATGCAAACTCCCACCGGTATTAATGTTCTGGGGGCCAGTAGCGATCACCTTATTATAGAATCTAGCGAAAATAAGTTGTTTGTGGGAGAGGAGCTGGCATTTGAACTTGATTACTGCGCATTAGTTCGTGCGATGACCTCGCCATTTGTTTCAAAGATTTATTCGTCTCGACAAGGAGTTCCACCAGCTTATGCTTTTGGCAAGATGAGATCACAAACATTGATTTAA
- a CDS encoding NAD-dependent epimerase/dehydratase family protein — protein sequence MGHFWVQINIQGARYGVALDAIPSQFCVGELEATIVEAFENEQPDVIIIEGQGALSHPAFSSSAFILRGSCANGVVLQHAPARQHRCDFKKMPMPSPASEIHLIETFSDTRVIGLTINHENMSDADVTDAISQYEQDLHIPVTDALKRSPDHLVEIVVAAFPYLKAKTLTAA from the coding sequence GTGGGTCACTTTTGGGTGCAAATCAACATTCAAGGCGCTCGTTATGGCGTGGCACTGGATGCAATTCCATCACAATTTTGCGTCGGCGAACTGGAAGCAACTATTGTTGAAGCCTTTGAAAACGAACAGCCCGACGTGATTATTATTGAAGGACAAGGTGCGTTAAGTCATCCTGCTTTTTCTTCCTCCGCGTTTATTCTTCGTGGCAGCTGTGCCAACGGCGTGGTGTTGCAGCACGCACCCGCGAGGCAGCATCGTTGTGATTTTAAAAAAATGCCAATGCCTTCGCCGGCATCAGAAATTCATTTGATCGAGACCTTTTCAGACACTCGGGTTATTGGTTTGACCATTAATCATGAAAACATGAGCGATGCCGATGTAACGGATGCCATTAGCCAATATGAGCAGGATTTGCATATTCCGGTTACCGATGCTTTAAAGCGCTCGCCCGATCATCTGGTGGAGATTGTCGTTGCCGCTTTCCCCTATCTTAAAGCGAAAACGTTGACGGCAGCCTGA